From the genome of Verrucomicrobiia bacterium, one region includes:
- a CDS encoding type III pantothenate kinase, producing the protein MILLVDIGNTNTHVGLANERRLLRQIDLPTADFFKGTAAQRLRIFIGRNHLQRAAICSVVPQATPKVRSALRKLWNLRAQELTPKTLRGVGIDYPQPNSIGADRLANAAAARHHFGAPVVVVDFGTAVTFDVVDRYGNYAGGIIAPGLAAMTDYLHERTALLPRLKIREIDSTIGKSTKQAMLIGAVHGYRGLIRELITRLRRELKAARLPVVATGSYARLLATKMPEITRVEPHLTLEGLRLIFREQQ; encoded by the coding sequence ATGATTTTGCTCGTTGATATCGGAAACACCAACACGCACGTCGGGTTGGCAAATGAGCGTCGCTTGCTGCGGCAGATTGATCTGCCCACGGCGGACTTCTTTAAGGGAACGGCAGCGCAACGTTTGCGGATTTTTATCGGTCGCAATCACTTGCAGCGAGCCGCCATCTGCAGCGTGGTGCCGCAGGCTACGCCTAAAGTTCGAAGCGCGCTGCGCAAGTTATGGAATTTGCGCGCCCAAGAATTAACCCCAAAAACTTTGCGCGGAGTCGGAATTGATTATCCGCAACCGAATTCAATTGGAGCCGACCGTTTGGCGAATGCCGCAGCGGCGCGGCATCACTTTGGCGCACCGGTGGTGGTGGTGGATTTTGGCACCGCCGTCACGTTCGATGTGGTGGATCGCTACGGGAATTATGCGGGTGGCATCATCGCTCCCGGTTTGGCGGCGATGACGGATTATCTGCACGAACGGACGGCCTTGTTGCCGCGCCTGAAGATTCGTGAAATTGATTCAACGATTGGTAAGAGTACCAAGCAAGCCATGTTGATTGGCGCAGTTCACGGTTATCGCGGCCTGATCCGGGAATTGATCACCAGACTGCGACGCGAGTTGAAAGCGGCGCGCTTACCAGTGGTGGCAACCGGAAGCTACGCTCGATTATTGGCGACAAAGATGCCTGAAATCACCCGGGTGGAACCGCATTTGACCCTGGAAGGATTGCGATTAATTTTTCGGGAGCAGCAGTAG